One part of the Streptomyces nigra genome encodes these proteins:
- a CDS encoding esterase/lipase family protein, producing MADRKVSRSGPQRPRGRWATLCAGVALPLALGLTGTATASAEPAPTRPVLDVAAAVAYGLVHPEAAPAGADDWSCRPSREHPRPVVLLHGSAANAYANWSMLAPYLKSLGYCVFAPNYGGTPGNPFKATGPIPKSARQVARYVDRVLKATGASKVDLVGHSQGGGPTPRWYLRFEGGTDPAHPKRNKVRRLIALAPSNHGGDISGVGTVTGRLGLDPAVSAVVGQAWSDQMVGSAVNRRLDRDGDTQPGISYTVVSTRYDLFATPYRNNFLTAGPGATVRNILIQDVCPQDMSDHLSLAYDTNAAQLVRNALDPAHAHPVRCGLTLPLLGG from the coding sequence ATGGCGGACCGGAAGGTTTCCCGGAGCGGGCCGCAGCGGCCGCGCGGCCGCTGGGCGACGCTCTGCGCGGGAGTCGCCCTGCCGCTGGCCCTCGGGCTGACCGGCACGGCCACCGCGTCCGCCGAACCCGCACCGACGCGCCCGGTCCTCGACGTCGCCGCGGCGGTGGCGTACGGGCTCGTCCACCCGGAGGCGGCCCCCGCCGGAGCCGACGACTGGTCGTGCCGGCCCTCGCGCGAACACCCCCGCCCGGTCGTCCTGCTGCACGGCTCGGCGGCGAACGCCTACGCCAACTGGAGCATGCTCGCCCCCTACCTCAAGAGCCTGGGCTACTGCGTCTTCGCCCCCAACTACGGCGGCACGCCCGGCAATCCGTTCAAGGCCACCGGGCCGATCCCGAAGTCCGCCCGGCAGGTCGCCCGGTACGTCGACCGCGTCCTGAAGGCCACCGGCGCCAGCAAGGTCGACCTCGTCGGGCACTCGCAGGGCGGCGGCCCGACCCCGCGCTGGTATCTGCGCTTCGAGGGCGGCACCGACCCGGCACACCCGAAGCGCAACAAGGTGCGAAGGCTGATCGCCCTCGCCCCGTCCAACCACGGCGGCGACATCTCCGGCGTCGGCACGGTCACCGGCCGCCTCGGCCTGGACCCGGCCGTGTCCGCCGTCGTCGGCCAGGCGTGGTCGGACCAGATGGTGGGCTCCGCCGTGAACCGCCGGCTCGACCGCGACGGCGACACGCAGCCGGGCATCTCGTACACGGTGGTCTCCACCCGGTACGACCTGTTCGCCACGCCGTACCGCAACAACTTCCTGACGGCGGGCCCGGGCGCCACCGTCCGCAACATCCTCATCCAGGACGTGTGCCCGCAGGACATGTCCGACCATCTGTCGCTCGCCTACGACACCAACGCCGCCCAGCTCGTGCGCAACGCCCTCGACCCGGCGCACGCCCACCCCGTCCGCTGCGGCCTCACCCTGCCTCTGCTGGGCGGCTGA
- a CDS encoding APC family permease, producing the protein MTSTGQKDQPATAPDGEPGLKRVMGPGLLLLFIVGDILGTGIYALTGQVAGEVGGAAWLPFVIAFTVALITACSYLELVTKYPEAAGAALYVHKAFRKHFLTFLVCFAVMCSGITSASAASRAFAANLVTGFGLDGGDGLVLAIALGFMTLVLLVNLRGVSESLKVNVFLTAVELSGLLLVVLISGWFIAGGNADFSRVVAFESASDKNVFLAVSTATSLAFFAMVGFEDSVNMAEETREPSRIFPRMMFTGLGITGLIYVLVSVCAVAVVPVGRLAESETPLATVVRTAAPDFPISDLLPFISMFAVANSALINMMMASRLLYGMSRKGVLPPFLAKVHPVRRTPQAAIVFTTVIAFGLITFVSLNPDSPVVALLGGTTSLLLLTVFAGVHVAVLVLRKDTVDTPHFRAGRVLPVVGAVACLYLVLPWSSGRPGDEYRIAGVLLLVGVALWAVAWFTRDRTGTRAASDDGEREAQP; encoded by the coding sequence ATGACATCCACGGGACAGAAGGACCAACCCGCCACCGCCCCGGACGGGGAGCCCGGACTCAAGCGGGTGATGGGTCCGGGTCTGCTGCTGCTCTTCATCGTCGGGGACATCCTCGGCACCGGCATCTACGCCCTGACCGGCCAGGTCGCGGGCGAGGTCGGGGGAGCGGCCTGGCTGCCGTTCGTCATCGCGTTCACCGTGGCCCTGATCACCGCCTGCTCCTATCTGGAACTCGTCACCAAGTACCCCGAGGCCGCCGGTGCCGCGCTGTACGTGCACAAGGCGTTCCGCAAGCACTTCCTGACGTTCCTGGTGTGCTTCGCCGTGATGTGCTCCGGCATCACCTCGGCGTCGGCGGCCTCCAGAGCCTTCGCCGCCAACCTGGTCACCGGGTTCGGACTGGACGGCGGCGACGGACTCGTCCTCGCGATCGCCCTCGGCTTCATGACGCTGGTGCTGCTCGTGAACCTGCGGGGCGTCAGCGAGAGCCTCAAGGTCAATGTGTTCCTGACCGCCGTGGAGCTGTCGGGTCTGCTGCTCGTCGTCCTGATCAGCGGCTGGTTCATCGCCGGGGGGAACGCCGACTTCTCCCGGGTCGTCGCCTTCGAGAGCGCCTCCGACAAGAACGTCTTCCTCGCCGTCAGCACCGCCACCTCGCTCGCCTTCTTCGCCATGGTCGGCTTCGAGGACTCGGTCAACATGGCCGAGGAGACCAGGGAACCGTCGCGGATCTTCCCCCGCATGATGTTCACCGGGCTCGGCATCACCGGCCTGATCTACGTCCTGGTGTCGGTGTGCGCGGTCGCGGTCGTGCCCGTCGGCCGGCTCGCCGAGAGCGAGACACCGCTGGCCACCGTGGTGCGGACGGCGGCGCCCGACTTCCCGATCTCCGACCTGCTGCCGTTCATCTCCATGTTCGCCGTGGCCAACTCGGCGCTGATCAACATGATGATGGCCAGCCGGCTGCTCTACGGGATGAGCCGCAAGGGCGTCCTGCCGCCGTTCCTGGCCAAGGTGCACCCCGTACGGCGCACCCCGCAGGCGGCGATCGTGTTCACCACCGTCATCGCCTTCGGCCTCATCACGTTCGTCTCGCTGAACCCGGACAGCCCGGTCGTCGCCCTCCTCGGCGGCACGACGTCGCTGCTGCTGCTCACCGTCTTCGCCGGGGTGCACGTGGCGGTCCTGGTGCTGCGCAAGGACACCGTGGACACCCCGCACTTCCGGGCCGGCCGTGTCCTGCCCGTCGTGGGCGCGGTCGCCTGCCTCTATCTGGTGCTGCCGTGGTCGTCCGGACGCCCCGGCGACGAGTACCGCATCGCGGGTGTGCTGCTGCTGGTCGGCGTCGCGCTGTGGGCGGTCGCGTGGTTCACCCGCGACCGCACCGGCACCCGCGCCGCCTCCGACGACGGGGAGCGCGAGGCACAGCCCTGA
- a CDS encoding DUF4328 domain-containing protein, whose amino-acid sequence MSFSSDLQPRPQLPGAARPSSRVLLVVVCVLLAGMALSDLFAVFAGLRLRSLAGSSPERALDDGFALFERAGDVQGMVSLPGAIVFVVWFYLMRRDLGVLAPDGFRNGRGWAIGGWLIPLVNLWMPYRVAVDMWGAAAPLPHEGRPRGTSLWPVNLWWGLFVGATLLGRFAASYYSDAESLQEVREAMAQYAVADLLHTGTAVAAGYLAIRLTAMQRFKALEGPFAK is encoded by the coding sequence ATGTCCTTCTCCTCTGACCTGCAACCGCGTCCGCAGTTGCCCGGCGCCGCCCGGCCGTCGTCCCGGGTGCTCCTGGTCGTCGTCTGCGTGCTGCTGGCGGGCATGGCGCTGAGCGACCTGTTCGCGGTGTTCGCTGGTCTGCGGTTGCGCTCGCTGGCCGGGAGCTCGCCCGAGCGGGCGCTGGACGACGGCTTCGCGCTGTTCGAACGGGCGGGTGACGTCCAGGGGATGGTGTCCCTGCCCGGCGCGATCGTCTTCGTCGTCTGGTTCTACCTGATGCGACGGGACCTGGGCGTGCTGGCACCCGACGGGTTCCGCAACGGCCGCGGCTGGGCCATCGGGGGCTGGCTGATACCGCTGGTGAACCTCTGGATGCCGTACCGCGTCGCCGTCGACATGTGGGGCGCTGCGGCGCCGCTGCCCCACGAGGGGCGGCCGCGCGGGACGTCGCTGTGGCCGGTGAACCTGTGGTGGGGGCTGTTCGTCGGCGCGACGCTGCTCGGCCGGTTCGCCGCGTCGTACTACTCCGACGCCGAGAGTCTCCAAGAGGTGCGCGAGGCCATGGCGCAGTACGCGGTTGCCGACCTCCTGCACACCGGTACCGCCGTGGCCGCCGGGTATCTCGCGATCCGGCTGACGGCGATGCAGCGCTTCAAGGCCCTCGAGGGGCCGTTCGCGAAGTAG
- a CDS encoding YhjD/YihY/BrkB family envelope integrity protein, with amino-acid sequence METRRRRSSPLRAAWWRERSRATVAWATAVHARLERRFPVITGIVDRLVAVNIFDSATRIAAQCFLTAVPLLFVLSAYAPEALQEQVTTSITTVLGLTGQAKAEVERTFQPPSEDLRQATGVVGGLMVLLSATAVSRAVQRLCRRAWQMPRSRTKVAPWRWLAWIGLWLAALVVQGLLHNGFGMGAALGFPIVLLMQALMWWWTQHLLLGGAVPWGPLLPGALITAVAVSGLSVTAHFYMPRALNRALTDYGSSGSVFVLLSWLIVVCVAVAIALSVGAVLSQEPYLRRRLGQPPESPDAPGPD; translated from the coding sequence ATGGAGACTCGCCGGCGTCGGTCGTCCCCGCTGCGCGCCGCCTGGTGGCGTGAGCGTTCCCGGGCGACGGTCGCGTGGGCGACGGCCGTCCACGCGCGGCTGGAGCGCCGTTTCCCGGTGATCACGGGGATCGTGGACCGGCTCGTGGCGGTGAACATCTTCGACTCCGCCACCCGGATCGCCGCGCAGTGCTTCCTGACGGCCGTGCCGCTGCTGTTCGTGCTGAGCGCGTACGCGCCGGAGGCGCTGCAGGAGCAGGTGACGACGTCCATCACCACGGTGTTGGGGCTGACCGGGCAGGCGAAGGCCGAGGTGGAGCGGACGTTCCAGCCGCCGTCGGAGGATCTGCGGCAGGCGACCGGCGTGGTGGGCGGTCTGATGGTGCTGCTGTCGGCGACGGCGGTGAGCCGGGCGGTGCAGCGGCTGTGCCGCCGGGCCTGGCAGATGCCCCGTTCACGGACGAAGGTGGCGCCGTGGCGGTGGCTGGCCTGGATCGGCCTGTGGCTGGCCGCGCTGGTCGTCCAGGGGCTGCTGCACAACGGGTTCGGGATGGGGGCGGCGCTGGGGTTCCCGATCGTGCTGCTGATGCAGGCCCTCATGTGGTGGTGGACGCAGCATCTGCTGCTGGGCGGGGCCGTGCCGTGGGGGCCGCTGCTGCCGGGCGCCCTCATCACGGCGGTCGCGGTCAGCGGTCTGTCGGTGACCGCGCACTTCTACATGCCGCGGGCGCTCAACAGGGCGCTCACCGACTACGGTTCCTCCGGTTCCGTCTTCGTGCTGCTGTCCTGGCTGATCGTGGTGTGCGTCGCCGTGGCGATCGCCCTGAGCGTGGGGGCCGTCCTGTCCCAGGAGCCGTATCTGAGACGCCGGTTGGGGCAGCCCCCGGAGTCACCGGACGCGCCCGGGCCGGACTGA
- a CDS encoding GAP family protein — protein MGAPMVLDLMLVAPAITLDPLPLMAFVLVVASARGLRIGLAFITGWTACFVVVLVLVLTLTGGSPPEPRSPPSTAALAVKLAIGVALVALRRARAPAAPERTRAGRAPRPQGP, from the coding sequence ATGGGGGCGCCCATGGTCCTCGACCTGATGCTCGTCGCCCCCGCCATCACGCTCGATCCCCTCCCGCTGATGGCGTTCGTCCTCGTGGTGGCGTCGGCGCGGGGCCTGCGGATCGGGCTGGCCTTCATTACCGGCTGGACGGCGTGCTTCGTCGTCGTGCTGGTCCTGGTGCTCACCCTCACCGGCGGCAGCCCGCCGGAACCGCGCTCACCGCCGTCCACGGCCGCTCTCGCCGTGAAACTCGCCATCGGGGTCGCGCTGGTCGCGCTACGGCGTGCGCGGGCACCTGCTGCGCCGGAGCGGACGCGAGCCGGCCGGGCACCGCGCCCGCAAGGCCCGTGA